Proteins from one Malania oleifera isolate guangnan ecotype guangnan chromosome 4, ASM2987363v1, whole genome shotgun sequence genomic window:
- the LOC131152968 gene encoding formin-like protein 2 isoform X2: MDVNVAKECKRSGQIPAFGNWDYANDLPITQYFESARQAGLLRYSSSSGECDLYGASTGHYVDSDIKKPPLSSVFPPRKTRGRERERERRNPQVKEQKKQGKVCDVTEPPSKRPTPQKLPHVRAHTRTAHPKAKPPPPPPSAAAKPPKAVDEDLYKIPPELLGTSKRKKMLGIISRCLVPSCSV, from the exons ATGGATGTTAATGTTGCA AAGGAGTGCAAGAGGAGCGGCCAAATCCCGGCATTTGGGAACTGGGATTACGCCAACGATCTCCCCATCACTCAGTATTTCGAGTCTGCGAGGCAGGCCGGCCTGCTCCGCTACAGCTCTTCCTCCGGCGAATGCGATCTTTACGGCGCCTCCACCGGTCACTACGTCGATTCTGACATCAAGAAGCCTCCTCTCTCCTCTGTTTTTCCACCCAGAAag acaagggggagagagagagagagagagagaagaaatccGCAAGTGAAGGAGCAGAAGAAGCAAGGGAAGGTGTGTGACGTGACGGAGCCGCCAAGCAAACGTCCCACGCCCCAAAAGCTGCCCCACGTCCGCGCCCACACCCGCACCGCCCACCCTAAAGCTAAACCACCGCCACCGCCGCCGTCTGCTGCCGCCAAGCCTCCCAAGGCTGTCGACGAAGATCTCTACAAAATCCCTCCCGAGCTCCTCGGCACTTCTAAGCGG AAGAAAATGCTGGGGATCATCTCAAGATGTTTGGTGCCAAGTTGCTCAGTGTGA
- the LOC131152968 gene encoding formin-like protein 2 isoform X1: MDVNVAKECKRSGQIPAFGNWDYANDLPITQYFESARQAGLLRYSSSSGECDLYGASTGHYVDSDIKKPPLSSVFPPRKTRGRERERERRNPQVKEQKKQGKVCDVTEPPSKRPTPQKLPHVRAHTRTAHPKAKPPPPPPSAAAKPPKAVDEDLYKIPPELLGTSKRVRPSLPFPSLLFSPFIFDLFILLCVFLFIYYC, encoded by the exons ATGGATGTTAATGTTGCA AAGGAGTGCAAGAGGAGCGGCCAAATCCCGGCATTTGGGAACTGGGATTACGCCAACGATCTCCCCATCACTCAGTATTTCGAGTCTGCGAGGCAGGCCGGCCTGCTCCGCTACAGCTCTTCCTCCGGCGAATGCGATCTTTACGGCGCCTCCACCGGTCACTACGTCGATTCTGACATCAAGAAGCCTCCTCTCTCCTCTGTTTTTCCACCCAGAAag acaagggggagagagagagagagagagagaagaaatccGCAAGTGAAGGAGCAGAAGAAGCAAGGGAAGGTGTGTGACGTGACGGAGCCGCCAAGCAAACGTCCCACGCCCCAAAAGCTGCCCCACGTCCGCGCCCACACCCGCACCGCCCACCCTAAAGCTAAACCACCGCCACCGCCGCCGTCTGCTGCCGCCAAGCCTCCCAAGGCTGTCGACGAAGATCTCTACAAAATCCCTCCCGAGCTCCTCGGCACTTCTAAGCGGGTGCGCCCTTCCCTtcccttcccttctcttctcttctctccgttcatttttgatttgtttattcTTCTGTgcgtatttttatttatttattattgttaa